In Chlorobiota bacterium, the sequence ATGCAACCCTTGAGCTTATGCCCGCCGCGCTTCTTGCGCCCGGGGCGTATGAGTTCACCAACACCCCCAACATCCGCGATGTCTGGACCATGTCGCGGCTGATGGCCAGCATGGGCGTTCACTGCGAGCTGAACGATAACATCCTTCATATCAACACCGGCAACATCACGTCGCAGGAAGCCCCCTACTCCTACGTCAAGCAGATGCGCGCCAGCATCCACGTGCTTGGGCCGCTGGTTGCACGCTATGGCTACGCAAAAGTCTCGCTTCCCGGCGGCTGCGCTTGGGGACCACGCCCGGTGGATTTCCATCTGAAAGGGCTGGAGAAATTAGGAGTGGAGATAGCCCTTGAAGGGGGATACATTATTGCCCGTGCTGAACGGCTTCGCGGCGCAACCGTCACGTTCGACATCGCCTCGGTGGGGGCAACCTTCAACATCATGGCGGCGGCAACGTTGGCGCGCGGGCGCACCGTTATCAACAATGCAGCAATCGAGCCGGAGGTGACGGCCGCGGGGCGGTTGCTGCAAAAAATGGGGGCGCAGATTGAGGGACTTGGGACCTCCACCATCACCATTGAAGGGGTGGAGGACCTGAAGCCCGCCAACATCGAAACCATCCCCGACCGAATCGAAACAGGGACCTTGCTTGTGGCGGTTGCCATGAGCAAAGGGAAGGCAACGCTGACCAACGCCAATCCGTACCACCTTGCGCTGGTGCTGGAGAAACTGGAAGAAGCCGGATGCCAGCTTGATATCCGTGCTGATGAGATAACCCTAACCGCCCCCGACGAGCTGAAGCCGGTGGACATCACTACCTCCGTCTATCCCGGATTCCCAACCGATATGCAGGCCCAGTGGATGTCGCTGATGACCTGCGCGGCGGGAACCAGCACGGTGAAGGAGACCATCTACAAGGACCGCTTCAGCCACGTGCCGGAGCTTTCGCGGCTTGGCTGCGATATCCACGTAAGCGATAACGTGGCCACCATCCGCGGCGGCAAGCCATTAACCGGCGCAACCGTGATGAGCACCGACCTTCGCGCTTCCGTTGCAATGGTCCTTGCCGGGCTTGTGGCCGAAGGGGAAACCGAGGTTCTGCGGATCTACCACCTTGATCGCGGCTACGAATCGCTGGAGCTGAAGCTGGAGGCACTTGGGGCCGACATCCGCCGCGTGAAAACCGATGAGTTATGATGGCCCGCAACCCAACGCTTGAGCCATGAAGCGATTGCCCACCCTGATGCTTGCAGCATTGCTGGCGATTGGCGCGGCGTGCCATGCCGGCCAGCATCGGGATGGGGTGGCGTTGGTTGGCAACGGTGCCGCAGAGATTGCGCAACAGCAGCCTGGCAAAAAAACTTCCGCACGCCAGGGTGAGCTTCGGCGGCTGCGTGCCCAGCGCGATTCGCTGAACCGGGCAATCAGCAAACTGGAAAAAGGGAAACCAACCAGCAGTTCCCGTAAACAGCTTGCCAAGCTCCGCGCCCAGCGCGACTCCCTTGCCAATGCAATCACACAGCTGCTAAACAAGGGGCAACCGGCAAAGCAAAAAAACGCCACGGCCAGCAAGCCCAAGCCACGCCCGCAGAAGTCGGCTGCAACAAAGCCGGCCGCGCCAAAAAAAATCACGGGGAAGGGGGGGGATAAAATTGAAAAGATCATCAGCAAACTGCAGGCGAAGGAGCAACGGAGCCGCCCCCCCCAGCCGCCAGTAACAGGCCTATCACCGAAGCCTCCTGAAGCAACGCCAAGCAGCGCGGGTGCAGAGTTAGATTGGCCGATGGATTCCCGAAAAATCTTGCTGGATTATGGCGAGCGGTACAACCCCAAAACGAACACCGTGACGATCAACCCGGGGGTCAACATCCGGGCGGATGCGCAGGGGAACGTCAGCAGCGCGGGGCCGGGGCGCGTCACGCTGGTGACCTGGATGCCTGGCTACCGAACGGTGGTGATTGTGGATCACGGCGCGGGCTACCGCACCGTTTATGCCAACCTTGCATCGGCCACGGTTCGCCGTGGAAGCAACGTGCGCCGTGGCGAGCAAATCGGCAAAGCTGGCGGACCGAAAGGGGGGCGATACCTCCATTTCCAAGTCTGGAAAGAACGGCAACGGATGAACCCGATGACGATGCTGCCGTAAGCAGCAACAAGGCTTCCCAACGATAACCAAAACAACCGATACTCTATTTCCTCCATGTCTGAACCAACTTCCGAACCGATTTCCGAGCAATTCCGCACCGGGTATGTGGCTATCGTTGGCGAGCCAAACGTTGGCAAATCAACACTGCTGAACACGTTGCTTGGCGCGAAGCTCTCCATCGTCACCAAAAAGCCGCAAACCACGCGCAAAAGTGTGTTGGGGATTGCCACCAACGACCGCGCCCAGATCATTTTTCACGACACTCCCGGGGTGCTTACGCCGCGCTACTTGCTGCAGGAAAAAATGGTTGGCTACGTCACCAGCGCCCTTGCCGATGCCGATGTGATTCTGCTGATGATGGACGTCAACGATCCCAACCTTGAGCGACTTGCCACCACCCCCGTTGGCGACATCACCAAGCTCCGCAAGCCGATCATCCTTCTGCTGAACAAAATGGACCTGCTGAAGGATAAAAAGGAGGCGCTGCCAATCATGGAGAAATTCCTGAAGATGAACGCGTTTGCCGAGGTGGTTCCGGCTTCGGGGCTGTACGCCCAAAACACCGAGCGGCTGATGGAGGTGCTGGCGAACTATCTGCCGCTGGGCCAGCCGCTGTACGACCCCGAGATCATCAGCGAGCAGCCAGAGCGGTTTTTTGTGAGCGAGCTAATTCGGGAAAAGGTGATGCAGCTGTACAAGCAGGAAATCCCTTACGCGGTGGAGGTGAACATCGTGCAATTCAAGGAGCGTCCGCAGCCGGAGAAGCTCTTCATCAGCGCGGAAATTATTGTTGAGCGCGACACCCAGAAGGGGATCATCATCGGCAACAAAGGGGAGGCACTGAAGCGGTTAGGCCAGCGGGCACGCACGGAAATCGAGGAATTTTTGGGGCAAGGGGTTTATCTAGAGTTGTTCGTAAAAGTCCGCGAAAACTGGCGCGGCAGCGAAAGCCGGCTCCGGAGTTTTGGGTATTGATTGAATTATTTCCTCATACCCCTGGGTGCAGTATTTGCTTGGCGGGAGCAAGGAGTAAGGAGCAATTAGCCGTCTGGCACGGCCAACAGAAAATACTGATACCCCAGTAGAAGGGTTTGCAAATCAAGATGGTCAATCTGATAAGCTATTACGTAACAATCTCTGGAGATAATTTTGATATTGGAAATTATCTCCAGACAGCTCTGTTCAGTGAGCAAATAAAAGTTGATATTGGCAATAAAATTTTGTTGTTGTCGCTGCTTGAAACTGATGAACGATCTGTCTATGGTCAAGACATCCTAATGGAAACGCTCAAAAATCAACATGAGGCAATGCATACTTACGGTGGGTCTGAAATTGTTTTCTATTATGCTTTTGAATATATAGATCAGTGCAACGTGGAATTTGAGCCTGAGCACTTAAAATTAATAAGCAAAATAGGAGGCTGCTTAGCCGTGAGTTGCTATAAATCGGAATAACAGCCGGATGTTAAAGATAGATGAACAAAAACCCATGGGAGAATAGTTATTGGGATTGGCGATCCCCCTACAACGTTATAAGAGAGGGGGGCAGACACATCTATACCACGAGCTGCTGTCAGAGGTGAAATTTATATCAAACCAAAAAATGGTATCAATCATAGAAAACCTCTTACCATAAATATCAAAAAATATGGAACATAATATTCGATTGATGATTAGGATTACTGGAGAAAATCTTAATCATGAAGACATAACATCACTACTCAACATATGTCCAACAAAAGTCTGGCATAAAGGAGATTTAGTGACTAATAGAACTGGTCATCGTAATAAAGAGGATGGGTGGGAGTTGAGGGTTGATAAGGTTGGAGATAGTTTTGATGAATTACTGAATATCATTATTAAGCAATTAGAACCTGTAGCGGATAAGGTTAAAGAAATTGCTCAGCAATTTTTTATTGAGCTACAATGCGTTGTGTTTTTATATGACGACTGTGAGAATAGTATTCCATCAGTTCATATGGAAAATTGGCAATTAAAATTCTTATCGGAAATCGGTGCGGAGATAGATATAGATATTATATGGAGTGCCTAAAAAACATCAGCTATATCCAGCCATAGATAAAAACACCTGCGTAGAGATTACCTCTACCACGGCCCATTGGCAGACAGCATCGTAGGTCAGCCGTACCCCTGGGTGCAGTATCTGCTTGGTGGGAGCAAGGAGCAATTAGCCGTCTGGCACGGCCAACAGATGACCAGCCCCTTCTGCGACACCGCTTGGCGGCGGAATGTGTTTCTGTATTCAACGGAGTATCTGAAGTAGGAAAGCGAAGTAGTATAGTAATGTGCGTTATAGGTGGAATAAATGAAAAGGACGATATTGATAATCGGAATCGCATTATTGATAACCATATGCGTTATTGATATTGTAATTTATTTTGGTGTGCAAATAGATGAGATGAGAATGATAATGCATGAGTTCTATTTAATTATAGAATTAATAATTGCATTATCACTACTATCATCAATTATTATTTATTGGAATGATGTAAAGGTTAGGTATGCATGTTTATTGATTTTTTTAAGTGCGGTGTTAATATTATCATGTTCAGGTAAGTATATAAATCCATGGTGAATGGCTCTACATTTAGTAGAAAAGAACCCTAAGATGGAAGAATTAAACGAACTTGAGAAAGCGATATTAAGCAAATTATCGGTGAAATACCCGACAATACAGGAACACATACCTTTTCTAAGAGTGCTGAATAGAGAGGTTACAGGAGTAGGTATGTATGTGGATTTTTGCTATGTAAAAGATCCGCAAGTCTCTATTCCATGCCTCGAAATCTCTGATGGTTGTATAAGTACGAATGAGAATATTGAGATTCAAGGATTAAAATATGGCATAGGTTATGAAGTGGATGTATCAGATGAGAAGATCAAGTTCATTGAATTTATTACCTATGGAGAGGAGTGGGATGGAGTCATAAAAGACTACCGGTTCATTTGACGGTGGGTTAGTAATGGGAGATCAATCCAGCCGCGCCATGTGGCGTGCCAGCAAAAGTGTCTGTACCACGAGGCCATTGCCAGACAGCGTCGTAGGTCAGGCGTACCCGTGGGTGGTGGGAGCAAGGAGCAATTAGCCGTCTGGCACGGCCAGCAGATGACTGGCCCATATAAAAAATCATAAAAACTAAATTTTGAAGACAATGAAAGCAGTAATTGAAAATAGAATTCGATCGAAAATCATCAATGATTTATTTGACAGAAATGAATGGGGAAAAGCAAGAAGGCTTATTGTGAAAGAATTGACAAAAGACCCCCAGAACCATTGGCTGTTAACCAGATTAAGCTCAACATATTATGAGGAGCATAAGTATGAAGAAGCATTAGATGTGTCATTGAAAGCAATAGAAATCAAGCCTCATTGCCCATTGGTTCTTTGGGATTTGGCCACAACTTTAGATATGATAAACAGGGAAGAGGAGTCAATTCATATATTGAAAAAACTTCTTCGAAGAGGTGTCTCAAAAATAGCATATGATGAATGTGGAGAAGGAAAGAGGTGGGCAGAGTCGTTGTTGAATGATTGTAGGTTTCGCATCGCTAATTCCTATCGAAGATTGAATCAAATGGAGCTTTCTAAAAAATTTATTCTTCTGCATTTAAGGCATAGAAAACCTGGCCTTCCCAGCCTCTATTCAATAACTGAAGCTAGAGAGCTACTGCGGAGCGTTTCATAGAGATTATGCTTCACCCTACCCCTTATTCCTCACCACCGCGATGATCTCTTCGGCAACGCTTTTGCCGGTGGCGGCGGCTCCTTCCATGAATCCTTGAAAATCATAACTGCAATGCTCGCCAGCGAAGTACAGGTTGCCAATGGAGAGTTTTTCGGCCCCAGCAATCGTGGTCCATTGCCCAGGTCTGTAGCAGCTGTAGCTCCCTAACGCGTGCGGGTAGCTTGGCCAGTGGAATCGCTCGATATTCCCGTTCTGCTGGGCGGTAATCCCCGGGTAAATTTTTTCGATGCCGGGAAGCAGCCGCTCCGCCTGCGCGGCTGGCGTTCCATTGCCCACGGTAAGCCCCGCTGCGCCGCCGCTGAACAGGGTGAAACCCCCTTCGGTCCCGGGCTGCATCTGGCTGTTGTCCCATCCCATCTGCGCTGCCTCGTTCGTGAAGCAGTAGCCGACATATCCTTGCTCCCGCCATAATCGGCGTTTCATCCCCACCATCAACTTAGCGTTGGTTCCGTAGCCAAGCTCGGCAATGGCACGGCGTTTTACTGGCGGAAGGTTCAGTGCCGAAAGATCAACCGAACGGAGCACGCTGAACGGCAGGGTGATAATCGCAGCTTCGGCATGAACATCCACCGCCGCGCCGTTCCCCTGCTGGAAGGTAAGCGTAAGCCCCCGCCCCCCGTGTGGCCGAATCGCTTCCAACCGGTGCTCCGTTTGGATATTCTCGGCAAGCCGCGTGGCCAACTCATCAACAATCCTCTGGTTTCCACCTTCCACTTTGTAGCGTTCATCGCTGGGGCCGAAGATGCTGAACGCTTCGCCAGCAGGGGCAAGGTCCTCGCCGATCAGGAACAGGAAGTTGATGGCCGATTGCTGGTCCAGGTCCAGACCGTACTCGGTGACGTAGGCCACCTCTAGCAGCTTCCGCAGCCGCCCGGTTGCGCCAATCGCCGTCAGGTAGTCGGCAATGGATTGATTGTCGAACGTTGCGCCGTCGGTGCGTTGGAAATCTATCACATCTGGCAGCTGGTCGTAGTCTGCTTTGATCCGTGCGGCAAGGGGTTTGAAGTCGGCAATCACTTCGGCTTCGGTATAGACCTTGCCATCG encodes:
- the murA gene encoding UDP-N-acetylglucosamine 1-carboxyvinyltransferase — translated: MDKFIVQGGTPLNGTVAISGAKNATLELMPAALLAPGAYEFTNTPNIRDVWTMSRLMASMGVHCELNDNILHINTGNITSQEAPYSYVKQMRASIHVLGPLVARYGYAKVSLPGGCAWGPRPVDFHLKGLEKLGVEIALEGGYIIARAERLRGATVTFDIASVGATFNIMAAATLARGRTVINNAAIEPEVTAAGRLLQKMGAQIEGLGTSTITIEGVEDLKPANIETIPDRIETGTLLVAVAMSKGKATLTNANPYHLALVLEKLEEAGCQLDIRADEITLTAPDELKPVDITTSVYPGFPTDMQAQWMSLMTCAAGTSTVKETIYKDRFSHVPELSRLGCDIHVSDNVATIRGGKPLTGATVMSTDLRASVAMVLAGLVAEGETEVLRIYHLDRGYESLELKLEALGADIRRVKTDEL
- a CDS encoding M23 family metallopeptidase; this translates as MKRLPTLMLAALLAIGAACHAGQHRDGVALVGNGAAEIAQQQPGKKTSARQGELRRLRAQRDSLNRAISKLEKGKPTSSSRKQLAKLRAQRDSLANAITQLLNKGQPAKQKNATASKPKPRPQKSAATKPAAPKKITGKGGDKIEKIISKLQAKEQRSRPPQPPVTGLSPKPPEATPSSAGAELDWPMDSRKILLDYGERYNPKTNTVTINPGVNIRADAQGNVSSAGPGRVTLVTWMPGYRTVVIVDHGAGYRTVYANLASATVRRGSNVRRGEQIGKAGGPKGGRYLHFQVWKERQRMNPMTMLP
- the era gene encoding GTPase Era codes for the protein MSEPTSEPISEQFRTGYVAIVGEPNVGKSTLLNTLLGAKLSIVTKKPQTTRKSVLGIATNDRAQIIFHDTPGVLTPRYLLQEKMVGYVTSALADADVILLMMDVNDPNLERLATTPVGDITKLRKPIILLLNKMDLLKDKKEALPIMEKFLKMNAFAEVVPASGLYAQNTERLMEVLANYLPLGQPLYDPEIISEQPERFFVSELIREKVMQLYKQEIPYAVEVNIVQFKERPQPEKLFISAEIIVERDTQKGIIIGNKGEALKRLGQRARTEIEEFLGQGVYLELFVKVRENWRGSESRLRSFGY
- a CDS encoding DUF4279 domain-containing protein, translated to MEHNIRLMIRITGENLNHEDITSLLNICPTKVWHKGDLVTNRTGHRNKEDGWELRVDKVGDSFDELLNIIIKQLEPVADKVKEIAQQFFIELQCVVFLYDDCENSIPSVHMENWQLKFLSEIGAEIDIDIIWSA
- a CDS encoding FAD-dependent oxidoreductase, producing the protein MPTIRRPFASSAAHTPLFDLLRRAIRTAAHSMQPGAPPEDELLAMRGQFTASRRGFLKTVGAAAIGVGISGFLPGCRTIERGKQTVRLAIVGAGMAGLNAGWKLRNAGIEPMIFEASRRTGGRMFTARDIMAKGLTTELGGEFIDTTHTEMLALATEFGLPLHDTLRPSEASLVREMFFFDGKVYTEAEVIADFKPLAARIKADYDQLPDVIDFQRTDGATFDNQSIADYLTAIGATGRLRKLLEVAYVTEYGLDLDQQSAINFLFLIGEDLAPAGEAFSIFGPSDERYKVEGGNQRIVDELATRLAENIQTEHRLEAIRPHGGRGLTLTFQQGNGAAVDVHAEAAIITLPFSVLRSVDLSALNLPPVKRRAIAELGYGTNAKLMVGMKRRLWREQGYVGYCFTNEAAQMGWDNSQMQPGTEGGFTLFSGGAAGLTVGNGTPAAQAERLLPGIEKIYPGITAQQNGNIERFHWPSYPHALGSYSCYRPGQWTTIAGAEKLSIGNLYFAGEHCSYDFQGFMEGAAATGKSVAEEIIAVVRNKG